One Ranitomeya imitator isolate aRanImi1 chromosome 4, aRanImi1.pri, whole genome shotgun sequence genomic window, tcgggtattctagtatattggccagtcacgtagtatattgcccagccacgtagtatattgcccagccacgtttgtcacaggttaaaaaataaaaaataaacatatactcacctttccgaaggccccttgtagtccacggcagcttccggtcccagggttggtatgagcgcaggacctgtgatgacgtcgcggtcacatgaccatgacagcatggcaagtccttctcgcgcagggcctgtgatgacgtcatggcaggtccttctcccataccatctttgccaccggaatctGCAATGAAAGATGGCCgcaggcgcgagcgactacggagggtgagtatagcaggtttttttttaaaattattatttttaacattacattttttttactattgatgccgcataggcagtgtcaatagtaaaaagttggggacacacagggttaatagtggcgtaacggagtgcgttacccgtggcattaaccctgtgttagcggtgaccggaggggagtatgcgggcaacaggcactgactgcggggagtaaggagcggccattttcttccggactgtgcctgtcgctgattggtctcgccagctgcctgtcatggctgccgcgaccaatcagtgaatgaataaccgtgacagacagaaggacagacagacggaagcgacccttagacaattatatagtagatatatacagtggggcaaaaaagtatttagtcagtcagcaatagtgcaagttccaccacttaaaaagatgagaggcgtctgtaatttacatcataggtagacctcaactatgggagacaaactgagaaaaaaaaatccagaaaatcacattgcctgttttttttaacattttatttgcatattatggtggaaaataagtatttggtcagaaacaaacaatcaagatttctggctctcacagacctgcaacttcttctttaaggctgccgtcacactagcagtatttggtcagtattttacctcagtatttctaagccaaaaccaggagtggaaaagtataatataaacatattcatcacttctgcatttatcacccactcctggttttggcttacaaatactgaggtaaaatactgaccaaatactgctagtgtgacggcagcctaagagtctcctctttcctccactcattacctgtagtaatggcacctgtttaaacttatcagtataaaaagacacctgtgcacaccctcaaacagtctgactccaaactccactatggtgaagaccaaagagctgtcaaaggacaccagaaacaaaattgtagccctgcaccaggctgggaagactgaatctgcaatagccaaccagcttggagtgaagaaatcaacagtgggagcaataattagaaaatggaagacatacaagaccactgataatctccctcgatctggggctccacgcaaaatcccaccccgtggggtcagaatgatcacaagaacggtgagcaaaaatcccagaaccacgcggggggacctagtgaatgaactgcagaaagctgggaccaatgtaacaaggcctaccataagtaacacactacgccaccatggactcagatcctgcagtgccagacgtgtcccactgcataagccagtacatgtccgggcccgtctgaagtttgctagagagcatttggatgatccagaggagttttgggagaatgtcctatggtctgattaaaccaaactggaactgtttagtagaaacacaacttgtcctgtttggaggaaaaagaatactgagttgcatccatcaaacaccatacctactgtaaagcatggtggtggaaacatcatgctttggggctgtttctctgcaaaggggccaggacgactgatccgggtacatgaaagaatgaatggggccatgtatcgtgagattttgagtgcaaacctccttccatcagcaagagcattgaagatgaaacgtggctgggtctttcaacatgacaatgatccaaaacacaccgccagggcaacgaaggagtggcttcgtaagaagcatttcaaggtcctggagtggcctagccagtctccagatctcaaccctatagaaaacctttggagggagttgaaagtccgtgttgccaagcgaaaggccaaaaacatcactgctctagaggagatctgcatggaggaatgggccaacataccaacaacagtgtgtggcaaccttgtgaagacttacagaaaacgtttgacctctgtcattgccaacaaaggatatattacaaagtattgagatgaaattttgtttctgaccaaatacttattttccaccataatatgcaaataaaatgttaaaaaaacagacaatgtgattttctggatttttttttctcagtttgtctcccatagttgaggtctacctatgatgtaaattacagacgcctctcatctttttaagtggtggaacttgcactattgctgactgactaaatacttttttgccccactgtatactcacACTCACTCACTCTGAGGTGTCACACACAAGTCCACATAACAGACCGAGTCGTGGCCGGTGCCTTGTGCCCCTTCTGCTGTCATCCCGTATGTTTGTCTTTCCATGGCCGCAGTCACCACGGCTCTCGCTAGTCCCTGGATCTGTGGTACGTTGGATCCTGCCGATGCTGGACTGACCCCTCTGACCTTTCATGGAGTCTGTCCTGTTTGCTGTCATTATGCTGACAGGAAGCCTAATGCTTCATGCCGCGCTCTTCCCccccattataagaaagtggggTCCATCGTGTGGTGATCTGGCACTTCCCATTTATGTCTCTCTGACCAGAAACCGCAGTGCTGATGTGAACACAGCCCAAGGCCTTGTGCACATTATTCTGTCTACACAAAGAACGACACCATTTTATGTAATTACTTTTTTGTGAAGGAGGTTTCCCAGGCGCCCCTCGCCAAGCATTCTGTGGATGCCCTCTGTGTGGGCCACTCATGCACTTATCACCTGAGTGGGTGATTTCTGGTCCCCATCTATTATAAATCCCAAATCTCTCTCTCCGTCCCGGGTGTAGATCTGCGGGAgcagctgcaggctcatgctggAGTCTACAGACTGGTATCTGTCTAGTAATCCATGTGGATGCAGTAAATACTCGCCCTCTTGTAACATGGCACGGCATCATGAGAAATCAGGCACAAGAATGTATCCCGAATATATTTGTGGCTGCTATACGCCCCGTACGCGTGCACGCTCAGCCAAGCACGCCTTCTATTCAGCTTTTCTCCCCTTCCACCACCATGGATGCGCCACCTCTGAAGCTCTGCACCATTCTCCTTCTCTGTGGAGTATGAAATGGAttgtaaagggaacatgtcaccagatTTATGAGCCGCGGGCAGCATGGCGGAGCGTCCGTGGTACTGCAGCCATGTATGTTTATTCTGGGCACTGCCTTATTTACCAGGGAATGTTCTTAGTACAGCCGGTTTAGTCTGGTTTGTTAGGGGGCTTGGACCTTTTGGTGACTTAGtggcatcttaaagggaacctgtcaccccgttttttgagattgagctataaatactgttaaatagggcctgcgctgtgcgttactatagtgtatgtagtgtaccctgattccccatgtatgctgagaaatacattaccaaagtcgccgttttcgcctgtcaatcaggctggtctggtcaggtgggcgtgttcacagcgctcttttcttccccagctttccgttggtggcgtagtggtgtgcgcatgtccagagttccgacttccctgcgcccacgtgaagacacagcgcgcgatctgcgctgtaatcccttgcatcggtgggggcggccatcttcctggggccgcgcgtgcgcagatggagtgctctgctgcacggggcttcaggaaaatggccgcgggatgccgcgcgtgcgcattagagatcgcggcggccattttcccaaagccgagtttgcatctcggctttgggaaaatggccgccgcgatctctaatgcgcacgcgcggcatcccgcggccattttcctgaagccccgtgcagcagagcactccatctgcgcacgcgcggccccaggaagatggccgcccccaccgatgcaagggattacagcgcagatcgcgcgctgtgtcttcacgtgggcgcagggaagtcggaactctggacatgcgcacaccactacgccaccaacggaaagctggggaagaaaagagcgctgtgaacacgcccacctgaccagaccagcctgattgacaggcgaaaaaggcgactttggtaatgtatttctcagcatacatggggaatcagggtacactacatacactatagtaacgcacagcgcaggccctatttaacagtatttatagctcaatctcaaaaaacggggtgacaggttccctttaaaactgcgTCTCCTTCTACCTGAAGCGTTACTCCAGCCACATTTCTGTCACAATTTGCACCACTTTACAACATTCAACACAGCGGTTTCCAGCATTTGGCATTTTCTTCCTAATATACGGCATGTGGTGGGTTTCTTCACACGGGACATAGTTAGTGCTATTTAGTGTGTAAAATACGCAGTGTTAGTACCAGCAAAATCAATGCAAATTCTGCTACTTTTTTTTTCCTgtccttctatttttttttttttttttactaagtttTACCAtggattctttcagtgtttttgcagctttttttcacacattcaaatacatgaaaaaaagcaaacaaaacttCCCTCCCCTCTCACCGCTGGCTGGGGGGTTCACGTATGGTTTATGTTCTAGAGTGTGAAAGGTGAGATGGCCCTGACATCACCTCCCTCCTCGGATAACTGGCTTCTCGCTCTGTTCTGTCTGTGCTTTGTGTTTCTCAGGTGATACAAGTGCCTTGTTTTTCTGCCACTTATCTCTGCGCTGATGCCATTTTGCTGGGAGGGTGGCAGGATGTGGGCACAGATTAGATTCATCTAGACTGGCGTTCACACCATTGTTGATAAGGAGATGTGCTGGGGTCAGACGCTCCTGATCCATGAAGGGACGTTAATTAATCTGTAGAGTCTGACTAGTGGCGTGTGCCTCCATGCGCTACGCCAgaaatcttaggctatgtgcacacgttgcggattaggcttaggaatttctggtgcggattctgcatctcttggcagaaaacgcaggtgcggatttgaggtgtgtttttttttttttttttgtgcggttttactgtggattttctgcctttttttacccctgcagacttctataatggaatgggtacaaaaacgctgcagatctgcgaaAAAAgtaacatgctccttcttttaatccgcagcgtttccgcagggaattttccgcaccattagcacagcgtttttttttgtttttttttgttttttttgttgttaccattgatttacattgtactgtaaatcacttgcggatctgcagcgtttctgcaccacaaaaagcgctgaggatccgcaggaaatccgcaacgtgtgcacataccctcactccaATCAGGGACCGCAGTGAGACTTCTGACATGCAGCCCACCACAGCTcctcatgaattagatgagctgtgaAATCGCACCCTGTCGCGCCCCGGTcactgtgaaaattgcaaaattcagGTACAAGTTCAAGTTGCgccaacattttgcaacttttccaaGCTTTTATGCCAAAATTCTGGTGTGAAAGGTTTCAGAAATCAGGCCctgaggggtttttttttttttttttttttttttcttttttttccagaaagtcaaACTCAAAACTCCAAATCCTACTTGCCAAATCAAAACCTTGGAGATTCTACTCCAGAAACTCCGCAAAAAGACTGTGCACATATCCATAGGGGAGAATCAAGGAGGCTGTTTCTGCCCTGTGGGGGTTCAGCAATTGGGAAACCTGTGTTATTCTGCTATGTACACGGACAGACGGTCAAAAAGAAGAGTTAAAAAAAAGTCCGATATCCTGGGAGTGGTGTATCACCAATACACAATTTTCTATATAAGTTATATTATGATGTGGTTGTTTATGTGAAGCTATTCTTCTTGTGTCTTTACGGATGGTGTCATGTGTTATTTGTTTCCACTAGACATTGTTTGTACTGTCTGGTCACACAGATTAACTTTTTGAATCTTCCTGGTTTGGATTACCATTTTGTTTTCCTAAGGGTACATGCCCACCATccggaatagcagcgttttggatacACAACACAACCCTGCTTTCTAGGTTACAAGCCCAGTGGATGACATTTCTataatctcctgcccactgtgcttctatctgAGCTGTGTAGACTCCCCGCGGTGCGGGTTTATGAGCGGCAGAGTGTCCTTTATCTGCAGCGGAGAAGCTAGTCTCACTCAGtcattcattagatgcggtaaatccacatgattcagtgaacacatgcggatttacgtGTGTGATTAGAACAGTGTTTTAAATTCAGCAAAAATATGCggtgtccaaaacgctgctatatcctgactgtgggcacatagcctacggGTCTGTTCACATTGACCGATTGGCACAAAACCGCAATTGTTTGCCTGTGTAAGAACAAAGTAAACGTTTCACACTGAACTGAACGATCTATAGGTTGCTCAGTGCACATAAGCTGCCATGGTTCTTGGCAATGCGAGTCCTGTTTACACGGGATGAAGCATGGCTAATAACAATGATTACATGTGAGTTGCGCTGATTTTCAAAACACTCATTCATTGGGTGATTTGCAGACTCTTTACATAGTAATATACGTTAATCATAaaccctgtgataagcagctcactgtcaatagacgctATAAATGTAGAGGCTGGAGTGGACAGGGTTAACttttgagctctgctgcatctaaaAACTGTCAACTGTTGGGAccagggtctctttccctacattattctgctctccaTTTCGGtaattaggtagcaaaaaccttgacagattccttttaatacagAATAGTCCTAGTTGTGTACCCAATCTGTTTTATTAGGACCAACAGGTGAGATGTTTTACATCTGTTGTTTAATATGTCACGTATTAATGATGGCCAAAAGTACAAATGGGAGGAAAAGCGCTATCAGGGATATCCACCTTGAATGTCGAAAGTTCATTAGCACGTTGTACCTGGTTAGTGATAAATTTatgtcaataatttttttttttttgttttatttatgaaAATTGGAATCTTAAAGGTTTTAAAATGTAGACTTTTTAGACCCTTAGACGGCTGTGCCACAGAATAATGTTAATAAATATAATTTGCCATATGTCTATTTTACATCCACATGAGTTTTCAAATGTATTTTAGGATGTTTGAaatcttaaagggatcctgtcgccCCAAAAAACACAAACCGTTGTTTAGGGGGGCTCGGATCATGCAAAAATCATACTTGCACTACATTTTTGATTGTGTAGTTACTTTAAAAATGTTTCATTTCGTAAAGGGTGCAGAAAACATCCTTTATATGGCTAAGGGCTCAGTGCACCATTAGGTTTCCTCAATTTGAGCAGTTTCCCGGATTCTGATTGATAGCTCTCGCACGGCATGTCTACTATTGACCTGTGATGTAGTCAAGGCAGGAGGAGCATCAAGCTGATCTTCTCTTTCCATGTAAAGCCACCTGCTACATTTCTGGGTGTTTCAGTTTAGAAAGGAACTCGCCATCCTCTTCTCTCTGATTTTTGCAGCTACTGTGTAGGAATGCATAACTCGGCTTTGCTGTACCATTGCAAACCCTTCCAGATCACAGTGCTGTCAGCTATTCCCCACACTAACTGCCATGAGATTAGTTCTAGAAGTGTTTATAATGATACAGAATAGCTTTGCTGTGTCTCGACACAGGTGCTGCAGAAATCAGTGAGAAGCAGGCGTGTTCTATTCTCCCATGTATGATGCTATCCGCTTACGATTGGTGACCCTCATGCAAGCGATAAAGtattcccccctccccccaagacagATGTCTGGCAACACCTAGTTGAGCTATAACATAAATTATGAGCTAATCTTTGTAAGCTGATATCCTTGCAGTGGAGTGTAGAAATTAACTTTGGTCTAGGCACGCTGTGGGGCTCCAAATGGAGGACTGACCATCTGGCCTTGGGTGAATGTACGGTATTTTGATGgacttttttttgagggggggtgctgtgtgtcttTTTCATAGCCTGTCTGCTACCAGAAAAGGGGAAACTCCTATTCTTCTGTGTAAAGAGgatagacctgagtggggacttgtttatgGGATGAATTTTAAGTTTTATTTGACCATTTTGGGATACCTAatattttttgattatttttaaggCTAAGttaacatttatcctgtgctctacacagaacttacgttgtttttttttttgttttttttttgtctggatctaaaaaaaaaaaattgattcagAAGGACCCCTCTGACAGAACCAAtcaatataaggctatgtgcacacgcttcggatccgatgctgcggatctgcagcagttttccatgaggtgtacagtaccatgtaaacctatcgaAAACAAAATCAGTAGTGTAcatgttgcagaaaaaaacgcgcggaaacgcagcagtttattttccgcagcatgtcaattttttgtgcggattccacagtgttttacacctgttccataataggaatccgcaggtgtaaaactgcaagtggaatccgcacaaaaaccgtggtaaatcctcgGTAATGCCACTGTATATCCGCAGTGCGGATTgaccaaaatcagtgcagaaaaatccgcacaccattccgcagcgtgtgcacatagcctaatcagaCAGTCACTTTGGACTGCATATGGCCTCTGTTTCTTCAGTgtcctgtttttgttttttgttttttttaggcatCCCCAAAAACTAGATTGAAACATATACGGTACTTTACTACACTTTTTGTTGTTGCAGAAGCCCCTTTTAAAAATGTAAAGCTGCTTGAAATGAAACTCTATATGGAAGTGCTTGTTGGTGCAGCTGCTTCTGGCGCTTTCAGTGCTGTATTAGTTTTGAACTTCTTGTGTATTCTTGGATTCTCTTCATGGCCATTAGTGCTGAAGATGGTGCTTGCTTTTCCCTCAGTCTTGTCAGGTATCTTCCAGGAGGCGTTAATTGTGTTTTCTCCATCAGTCTTGCTGTTCTTATCATTGTGCACCCAGGTGTAGAATGTTTGAGTATTTGTTGGCTTTCGTGTTGACAGCCGTAAATAACTTTCCATTTCCGTGCAAGGCACAAAGAGCAACATGCCCCTACCTGTCATCATCATACAAGGAGTTCAAAGCAACAATAAGCTATAAATCTTGTCACATTAAGCGCTTAGAGGCATAAATGCTGGTAAATCCAAGGCCCTAAGAAACACAAGTGCCCATGTGAACACTCCCACCCATTTCTAGCTGcaggtttttgcttttttttttgtgccaCAAAGTAAAAAGACCATACAAAAAGCCCCTCTACCCATTCCTAGCATCCAATAAATCGTCCATAAAGGTGTCCCTGGACCAATTTCTGCAGACTGATGGTTCCTCTGCTGACAGAATACAGCATGATATATGAAGTGGGCATGCAGTTAAGTGGGGAAAGGTTATCCTGTTGTGACATGCCTAAAGAGATGGTGCCAACGTCCAATTCCTGTCACAAAGCCGTAACGTTGAGACAGACCCATTTTGGGCCACAGAACCAGGCAGAGATCCATGTGTCACTGGTATTATTATCCAGGACAAGGTATCGAGTACAAGGTATACAGTACGTGGCCATAAAATCTCTATTGTAtgcaagctccccctagtggtgactgcaggcaaccAGTCGATTTGATGAAAAATTGCTTCAGCTTTGACTTTTTAGTAAAGCTTGAGAAAAAATTCACCTCCAGCTCCTGGGATAAAATTTCCAAATTTCTTTATTCGAAAAAACATTAAAATTCCATTAAGGACTCCAGGACAGAAAAACATCAGACAGATgaaagagcgacgcgtttcgatcaacacagtgatctttgtcaaagctctAACATTATTAGCCACAAACGGTATATAAACCCTATGCCACCAATCAAAATCAAAAAACAAATCACATGACATATGTTAATTGTGGCTGAAAGGTCCTAAAACAGTATGAACAATACATATAAACATCAAAACAACATATAATATATAAAAACTGTCAGGAAATAGTTCTGAATAAATGCAAATATTTTTAAGCAGGCAGGGAAAAGTATTGTTACAGAAAGCATCAGCTGtgacccgtgctgtcctgtctgtatactctgttgcttcctcccctgcccaggagctgtggtgtggTCAGATCGTGCAGGGACATGGTGTGAttcggccattacacagcacacagcaggggctcgtttgtttgtttttttttgtttgtttttttaccatattATGTAACtttgtacattttaatcaatagatcttggaataaaaaaatACTTCCTTCCTGAGCGGAGATAAAGCCAttgcttttttttcttgtttcctcATTTTGGCTAAGGGCTCATACAGACGACTGTATTGTAACATGGATGTGAGACGTTACATTATATGGGCTAAAAATAGGGCATTTCATGTCCATGCGTAGATGCACTTTATTATCAGTATTTTCTTCAGTAGAAGCAATGTGTGGGCGTCATAGGGAGCTTGGTTTAATTACTTCTTGGTTGACATGGCAGCAGTGACGTTACTACTGCATCTGAAGTATCTGCTCAAGTTATTCTCTGGGCTCCGTGGTGATGCCAGTGTAGATGATGGCACAGACCGCTGAGCACGGTGATTGGTTGCCGCAGGTATGTGCTGTAGTCGTGATGTGATGGCAGCAGTGATCTCAACAAACACTGAGCAGCAGCTCTAGAGCcatgtgcacaagttcaggatttggtcagtattttacctcagcgtttgtaagctaaaaccaggagtgggtgataaatacagaagtggtgacgtgtttctaatataatTTTCCTCTGATTATTTCACTGCTAGCTCTGActcacaaacactgaggtaaaaaactcacccaaTACTTAATGTATGCACATGGCCTTATGACCATCTTGTTGTTGTTTACACAGAGAATTCCCATTGAAAGAGACAAATGTAAACCTGGAAAAGCCATCTATCCTGAATGGCCAGCTATAGCATGACGGAGAAACAGTAGCTTGCCATGGCAGTCATGTAATGCCGCCGGAAGTGATGTTGGCGCACGGAGCAGTGTTCAGGCTGGTAGACCCTCTGAGTCCGTACAAGGCTGTGTCGTACAGGGGTTGAGCGGTCTGTTGAGCGGACCTCCACTGCAAATACCCTACTTCCAGCATTTACAACATATTtaaaaaacaaaggaaaacctgatGGTATAGGTACACTTTAAAGTTACATATGGTTCTGCAATAAATGGTAATTCCACACCTTTTTCTCCATTACTTTTCAGATGGAACAGGTGAAAAGGGCTAACAAACTGTTTTCTACTGATTGTATTTTCCTGAGGAAGTCACTAAATATCCCAGTGATTTCAGAGAAGCCTTCTCTATTTAACGGACTTAACTTGTTGGACTCGCCAGAAAATGACTGTCCGGAAGACAGTAGTGCACTGGGTGAAGAAGAGGTGTCCTCTCCGGCAAATCCTACCTCTCCACCCACCTCTCCTGTATCAGGCCGGCCTGTGGTTACACAAGATGAGGAGCTATCTGCCAAAGACTTCCTTCAAAGATTGGACTTGCAGATAAAGAGATCCACACAGGCAGCCAAAAGGCTGAAAGAAGAAGAATACCTCAGGTAATTATTATGATGGCgcttgtaaatttaaaaaaataataatccgtGCATATGGACATCATACAAGTGGGCTGCTGCTTGGACCCCTAATGTAGTAGTGGAGAGCAGATGCAAGCTTAAATTCTCCAATGGCTGCATCCGAGGTCTGTCTCGGGTGTATGGGCACTGCTAACGGCATTGTCGAAGCCATAAATGCCAAacattgtttttacaagcacttagcAATCAGCATTGCAATTTGTTATTAAAAAGAAGGAATATTTAATTCCATAGTTTAGTACTTGTTGCCAATGTTACTGGTAACCACTGCAGTCCATCAGAGGTGTCATGCCCCA contains:
- the LYSMD2 gene encoding lysM and putative peptidoglycan-binding domain-containing protein 2, with the translated sequence MAGLSPVLQPHRDAGSRLGYTMFPSSECESEAELSLSLARTKTRSYGSTASVTAPWAERYLAHPVRPGDTLQGIALKYGVTMEQVKRANKLFSTDCIFLRKSLNIPVISEKPSLFNGLNLLDSPENDCPEDSSALGEEEVSSPANPTSPPTSPVSGRPVVTQDEELSAKDFLQRLDLQIKRSTQAAKRLKEEEYLRLEEDDSYATSSYQH